A single window of Eucalyptus grandis isolate ANBG69807.140 chromosome 1, ASM1654582v1, whole genome shotgun sequence DNA harbors:
- the LOC104433065 gene encoding protein RETICULATA, chloroplastic, with protein MASYSSMVAALQLASLENKLVLKRVYSFKSMPGNYVLKRSVNEVALSLHSKASVRRCSVGKVEKFVVMMSVSQPQDESQSVGAVNTGIFEEKGASGVAGKNLKIVEDDYELVTDQNGNGGDSFDGIGGNGGFSNGRGGGGGGGRDGDDGNDKEEEEFGPIMKFEEVMTETKARGVTLPPDMLEAAKSVGLRKVLLERFLDLQGSSWPLGFAIKSCSMLRNRMLADPSFLFKIGTEIVIDSCCATIAEVQKRGKDFWAEFELYVADLLVGVVVNIALVGMLAPYARIGQPSFAKGFLGRMQHAYAALPSSVFEAERPGCRFSVNQRVATYFYKGVLYGAVGFACGIIGQGIANLIMTTKRNIKKSEEDIPVPPLVKSAALWGVFLAVSSNTRYQIINGLERLVEASPLAKRMPPVAMAFTVGVRFGNNIYGGMQFVDWARLSGVQ; from the exons ATGGCGAGTTATTCGTCGATGGTTGCGGCATTGCAACTCGCGAGTTTGGAAAACAAACTTGTTCTGAAGAGAGTTTATTCTTTCAAGTCGATGCCCGGTAATTATGTCCTCAAGCGGTCCGTAAATGAAGTAGCTTTGTCGCTTCATAGTAAGGCTAGTGTCCGTCGATGCTCTGTGGGGAAAGTGGAGAAGTTTGTGGTCATGATGAGCGTGTCGCAGCCACAGGATGAGTCCCAGTCTGTTGGTGCGGTTAACACCGGGATTTTCGAAGAAAAGGGAGCTAGCGGAGTAGCGGGGAAGAATCTTAAGATTGTGGAAGATGACTATGAGTTGGTGACAGATCAGAATGGTAATGGCGGGGATAGCTTCGACGGTATTGGCGGCAACGGGGGATTCTCAAATGGGAGAGGTGGTGGCGGAGGTGGTGGCAGAGATGGTGATGACGGGAATGACAAGGAAGAGGAGGAGTTCGGGCCTATCATGAAGTTTGAGGAAGTGATGACGGAAACCAAGGCGCGGGGGGTTACTCTTCCTCCGGATATGTTGGAGGCGGCAAAGAGTGTCGGGCTTCGCAAGGTTCTTCTGGAAAGATTCCTGGATTTGCAG GGTTCCAGCTGGCCATTGGGCTTTGCAATAAAGTCATGTTCCATGCTTCGGAATCGAATGTTGGCTGATCCAtcatttctatttaaaattgGAACAGAG ATAGTTATTGATTCTTGTTGTGCAACAATTGCGGAAGTTCAAAAGAGGGGCAAAGACTTCTGGGCAGAATTCGAGCTGTATGTCGCAGATCTTTTGGTTGGGGTGGTGGTCAACATTGCTTTAGTTGGTATGCTAGCTCCTTATGCTAGGATTGGTCAACCTTCTTTTGCCAAGGGATTCCTCGGGCGCATGCAGCATGCATATGCAGCCCTTCCTAGCAG TGTATTTGAAGCTGAAAGACCAGGGTGTAGATTTTCTGTAAATCAGAGAGTAGCCACATACTTCTATAAG GGAGTCCTGTATGGTGCAGTTGGGTTTGCATGTGGTATCATAGGACAAGGAATCGCGAATCTGATCATGACAACAAAGCg GAACATAAAAAAATCTGAAGAGGACATTCCAGTGCCACCTCTTGTGAAGAGTGCAGCTCTTTGGG GCGTGTTTCTTGCTGTCTCTTCCAACACCCGGTATCAGATAATCAACGGACTAGAGAGACTGGTGGAAGCATCGCCTCTTGCCAAGCGTATGCCGCCCGTCGCAATGGCCTTCACGGTGGGGGTACGTTTCGGAAACAACATATATGGTGGCATGCAATTCGTGGACTGGGCAAGGTTGAGTGGAGTGCAATAG